One part of the Halopenitus persicus genome encodes these proteins:
- a CDS encoding DUF1918 domain-containing protein produces the protein MSFEKDDAVVLSDKHSEYDGEVGTITQKMDTMFGDATYTVSFEDGQETGVPAEALEAADEEAADADDAADEADEE, from the coding sequence ATGAGCTTCGAGAAGGACGACGCCGTCGTGCTGAGCGACAAACACAGCGAGTACGACGGGGAGGTCGGCACGATCACCCAGAAGATGGACACGATGTTCGGCGACGCCACGTACACCGTGAGCTTCGAGGACGGTCAGGAGACCGGCGTCCCCGCGGAGGCGCTCGAGGCGGCCGACGAGGAGGCTGCCGACGCCGACGACGCTGCCGACGAAGCCGACGAGGAGTAA
- a CDS encoding DUF7543 family protein has product MSWRVRRDRDGITEWERSDGLASIRKRERGDGEGYVVRIDRLEQAPAGRTYRRESVADAAAADALVDEWKAAFERSEA; this is encoded by the coding sequence ATGAGCTGGCGCGTTCGGCGCGACCGGGACGGCATCACCGAGTGGGAACGATCCGACGGCCTCGCGTCGATCCGCAAACGCGAGCGCGGCGACGGAGAAGGCTACGTCGTCCGGATCGATCGGCTCGAACAGGCGCCGGCGGGCCGGACCTACCGCCGCGAGTCGGTCGCGGATGCGGCCGCCGCCGACGCGCTCGTCGACGAATGGAAGGCGGCGTTCGAACGGTCCGAGGCCTAG
- a CDS encoding CBS pair associated ParBc domain-containing protein: protein MSGKPTVGEYMTREVKTVAPDDTVAEVAQRIIDSDGHNGFPVTQGRTVQGFVSARDLLLADENAQIFTVMSEDLVVSHPDMKITDVARVILRSGIQKLPVVDDAGNLVGIISNTDVVRSQIERATPQKVGKLMRTLEQIHGVGVEEERRTVRLDRLTPTQARVYADELEGREYELENGLAEPLVVIDNDGDLYLADGHHRVMAAQEIGLAEMDAYVVVLDEPVELGMAQTARQEGLDSLSDIEVVDYARHPLVEATKRLQ from the coding sequence ATGAGCGGCAAGCCCACCGTCGGGGAGTACATGACGCGCGAGGTCAAGACCGTCGCGCCCGACGACACGGTCGCCGAGGTCGCACAACGGATCATCGATTCCGACGGCCACAACGGATTCCCCGTCACCCAGGGGCGAACGGTACAGGGGTTCGTGTCGGCACGGGACCTCCTGCTGGCCGACGAGAACGCGCAAATATTCACCGTGATGTCCGAGGACCTGGTGGTGTCCCATCCGGACATGAAGATCACCGACGTCGCCCGGGTGATCCTCCGGTCGGGCATCCAGAAGCTGCCGGTCGTCGACGACGCCGGCAACCTCGTCGGCATCATCTCGAACACGGACGTCGTCCGGTCGCAGATCGAGCGGGCCACCCCCCAGAAGGTGGGGAAGCTGATGCGAACTCTCGAGCAGATCCACGGGGTGGGCGTCGAGGAGGAGCGCCGCACCGTTCGGCTCGATCGACTGACGCCGACGCAGGCGCGCGTGTACGCCGACGAGCTCGAGGGACGCGAGTACGAGCTGGAGAACGGGCTCGCCGAGCCGCTCGTGGTCATCGACAACGACGGCGACCTCTACCTCGCCGACGGCCACCACCGCGTGATGGCCGCCCAGGAGATCGGGCTGGCGGAGATGGACGCCTACGTGGTCGTCCTCGACGAGCCGGTCGAACTCGGCATGGCCCAGACCGCCCGTCAGGAGGGACTCGACTCGCTGTCGGACATCGAGGTCGTCGACTACGCGCGCCACCCGCTCGTGGAGGCGACGAAACGGCTGCAGTAA
- a CDS encoding metallophosphoesterase family protein: MRVGLIADVHANLPALESVWADMPAVDSVVCAGDVVGYNPWPAECVERVREIADAVVVGNHDRTVERPHEYAANRMAEAGLEHANRELTDAQREWLADRPRSVTVADGDLLVVHDHPTIQDKYVYPSEFPALRRHLDDYRGLVLGHTHVQHRETVDGRVIVNPGSVGQPRDGDPRAAYAVLETDANAEGSNSGDESPPEPMTVDLHRVEYDVDRVVDRIADVGLPERTGSRLRKGE; this comes from the coding sequence ATGCGAGTCGGACTGATCGCCGACGTCCACGCCAACCTCCCGGCGCTGGAGTCGGTGTGGGCGGATATGCCGGCGGTCGATTCGGTCGTCTGTGCCGGCGACGTCGTCGGGTACAACCCGTGGCCGGCCGAGTGCGTCGAGCGGGTTCGGGAGATCGCCGACGCGGTGGTGGTCGGTAACCACGACCGCACCGTCGAACGCCCGCACGAGTACGCGGCCAACCGGATGGCCGAGGCCGGCCTCGAACACGCCAACCGGGAGCTAACCGACGCACAGCGCGAGTGGCTCGCCGACCGCCCGCGGTCGGTGACGGTCGCCGACGGCGACCTGCTCGTGGTCCACGACCACCCCACCATCCAGGACAAATACGTCTATCCGTCCGAGTTCCCGGCCCTGCGCCGCCATCTGGACGACTACCGGGGGCTCGTCCTCGGGCACACGCACGTGCAACATCGGGAGACCGTCGACGGGAGGGTCATCGTCAATCCCGGCAGCGTCGGCCAGCCCCGGGACGGGGACCCCCGAGCCGCCTACGCGGTCCTCGAGACCGATGCGAACGCGGAGGGATCGAACTCGGGGGACGAATCACCCCCCGAGCCGATGACGGTCGACCTGCACCGCGTCGAGTACGACGTCGACCGCGTCGTCGACCGGATCGCTGACGTCGGGCTCCCCGAACGGACCGGGAGCCGACTTCGGAAGGGGGAGTGA